In Candidatus Schekmanbacteria bacterium RIFCSPLOWO2_02_FULL_38_14, the sequence GCTGTAAAGTTCACCTCCTAAGTTTCCACTTGCTGATTTATAGTGAATCTTTTCATCTCCACCATTTTTATCTTCGCTTCTGTAAATATTGAACCCGTAATTATTAATCTCTGTCTCTGTCTTCCATTTAAGAGTAACTTTCCCATCCGAAGGAATTGCCATAAAATAAAGAAGCTCAATTCTTGTCTCTGCAGTAGTATTCTTCAATCCCTTAACCACATAAAAAGGAGTGGTGAAAGTATGGTTTGAAACAATATCAACCTTGTTATCACTATTTATATCCTGAAGAGCTAAATAATTTGGAGTGTTGGAAAAAATAAGTGAAAAGTCAGTTACCCATGCTGTTGTAAAGGGGTCATTATTAGTAGGGGGATTAAGAGGATTGTTATATACTGTAATTCTTTTACTATTATAGTCCATTGTTATAGCTATATCTATATCTCCATCCCCGTCAAGGGCTGCAATTTTTAGTGATTGCTGTCCCCCACCTATAGATTCCGATGATAGACTATATCCTACAGCGTTTGATGAAACCCAAGTAGCTGTAAAGGCAATAGTTGAGCCTGGATTTCTATATATCCTGACAACCGCACTGTTCATAAGCGTACTAGCTGCCATTCCGACAGCTATATCCTTTGAGCCATCTTTGTCTAAATCAGCTAAGGCAACTGGAAATACATTAACAGAGAGGTTAGCTACAGGATTGCTATCCCACACGCTTGGAGAGTCAAAAGCAGAAGCAAAGCCTGGATTTTTAAAAATATGTACTTCTTGAACAGGTCCCGCTGTTGCAGCCCCTGCTCCAGTTACAATATCAGGTGTATTATCACTATCAATCCTACCTGCCCATACACCAACTATGTCAGCACCAGTTTTAGAGTAGATTATTGTAGCTGAGGGCCATGGCGATGTGCTAAAAACATTGGTTTCTGGATTTCTAACTATTTGCAAATTTTTACTTGCTCCACCTATTATGATATCAGGGAATTTATTAGTAGTGCTGTCAAGGTCTGCCATGAATAAAGCATTCACACCCGTATTCGTCGAAAGTATTAAACTTGACGCCCAAACAGTTGTTGTAAGAAAAGCTACAGATGGACCAGGGTTTTTCCATGCATAAACAGTTGAATTTGCTGCATTAGAATTCCCTGTGACGATATCAATAGAGCCGTCATTATCAAGGTCAGCTAATGCCACAGCACTTAGGGTTATAGCCATAGCTCCTACACTTCTACTTGCCCATAAAACGCTAAATGCGGTAGTAGAGCCTGGATTCTTCCATATACGAATATTCTGAAGAGAAGAATTTGCTAATGCAACAATGTCTCTATTACCATCGCTATCAAAATCTCCAATAGCAATTCCCTTTCCAGTTTGGTCAGGGCTACCAAAACTTGTTGCTGGAGTTTCAAAGCTTATACTATAAGTTCTCTTTGTAAAAACCACAAGAAACAAGAAAAAGATTATTGATATTATAAAAAGAAGATTAAGTCCTTTATTTATTATTATTTTATGCTTCATGTCCGTTTTCCTTATATATAGCATTTTAATTTCTAAATAAACTGTAAACAAGCTCTGCCATCTCATCCAGATTCCCCTGCTTTAATTTATAGCACTCGGTTTCAGAGATTATCTCTATCAATTTAAATAAAAGCAAAGATGGTTTATTCTCAAAATCTTGGAGTAAATGACTCTGGGGATTCATATTTCTTAAATTTTCTAAAAGTAAGCCACAAGCCTCTGATTTTGTAACGGGGCTTAAAAAAGCAGGACCATTAAAATCAGGTGGGCCATCAGGTATTTTCCCCATAAAGAGAATGAGGTTTTTAAATCTTTTAGAAAAAAGTTGAAATTCATTAATCAACCCTTTATCTCTTTTAATAGAGAGGGTGAACACAGGATGCTCTTTGAGCAACGCAGTTGAGATAATTCTTACATCTTTAAGTTTATTTAAACCTGATACAAACTCTTTATCAGGCTCTTTTAATATGACCTCTACTAAGTTCCTCCTGTAATTTTTTTGTTCCCCTGCTCTTAATGGATTACCCAAAAAAATTACATACTGAGGAAAACAGGATTTACCTATATGGTCATAGATATCTGCAACATCAATGAAGCTTTTTTCAAAAGAACCCTTATTATTTGTCCTGATTCCAAGAGCTCTTGGGAATGGGTCAATCATTCCTGTAACTCTATTTAACCCTACAAATTCTTCTGCTATAAAATTAAATCCTTTTTCAACCAATTTTGAAGCTAATGAGGTCTTGCCATAAGAAGAAGGAGCAATAATCATAATTCCCTTTTCATTAAAGGATACTGCGCACCCATGGAATATATAATGGCTTTTCACTTTATTCACTATTTTTTCAATTATAGCCATAAAAGCATTCTCAGCTATAAGCTCTTCATCCATTAGCCTGTATTTTTCTTCCCCTATTGCGAGAAAAGGGGTGTCTGCTTGGTATTTACTTGTGATTACAGAAATACAAAGGTCTGTCTTTTCCTCTAATGGAATTCTAAAGCGCCTGTAAATCTGGCTGAATCTATCAATTAGCTCCATAGAGTCAGTGGTGATTTTGAATTTAGTATCAAAAAAACTATATTTTTCCTCAAAAGAAGCTTCGTTTTTATAAGGTATAGTTTCTTTAATTGGTTCTTGCAACATATTTTAAAATTCCCTTTATCTCTTTCTTTAATGTCTCTAAAAAACTTTTAAATTGCTATAAGCTACCTGCCTACCGCAGGCAGGTAAGCCAATTCTCTAACACTCTTGCCATGCAGGGAGGGCTTTCTCTCCGTATTTTTTAGCAGAAATGTTAAAGATTATTTCCTTGTAGAGCTCTCTTCGCAAATCACAAAAATCATCCGTTGCCCATATAGTTCCTTTGGACATCAAACTTATGCCCGGGCATCCTGCTTGGCATAGATTCTTCCAGGAACAATTTTTACATTTCTCAATTTTCTCTCTTCTTGAAAGAGATATTTCTATAATTGATTTAAATCTTGTGGAATTTCGCACCTCAGATAGAGAATCTTTTCTAATGTTCCCTAAGTAGAATTTATCCTCCATTAAAAGAGCGCAGGGATAGATATCGCCATTTGAAGTTATTGCAGCTGTCCTGCCAATTGGGCACCATGTTCTATTGTTTCTCATTCTTAAAACTAACCCGTTCAAGCCACTTGTTATCTTTATATTCTCATTCCTCTGAGAAAAAAGAAATCTATAAAGCCTTATATAATCATCAGCTGAAATATCTCCATTTACTTTGTTCCAATTTCGCAGGGCAGAGCCTACCCTATGCAATGGAAGAAAACGGAGCACAGGAATCTCAAGCTCCTTTACAAGCTTAATGAGCTTGGGAATATCTTCTATGTTATGGTTTGTTATGGTTGTGCATATTATTAGCTTATCTTTTAAGCCATATCGCTTTAAAAGAGAAATCCCCTTCATAGTTGCATTAAAAGAGCCATTGCCTCTAATTTTATCGTTAACCATAGCCTCAGATCCATCGAGACTAACTTGCACAGAAATCCGATTCTCTGAAAGGAAATTAGCTATTTTCTCGTTAATCAATGTCCCATTTGTCAATAGCATTACTTCTAAACTATGGGATGCATATTTTAAAATTGATAAGATATCTTTCCGAAGCAAAGGCTCTCCACCGCTTATAGTTAATTTTTTACCCCCCAATTCTCTAAATTCATCAATTAATTTAATAATCTCTTTCTTTTTAAGATTACCTGTGGTTTTTTTGTTATCAAAGGAATAGCAATGTTTGCATTTAAGATTGCAGCCATTTGTAATATGAAGAAAGAGACTTTTTATATCAGTAGCCTGTTCATAAAGCTCCTCACCCTTAGCTGAAAAGCTCCTCTTTAGCTTGTTTAGATAATGTATTATATCATTACATATATTTTCAGAGCTTATCCTGTATTTTGATGCAATTATTCTTTCGATATCCTTTAAAGAGTTAGTTCCATTGCAATGCTTTATAATCTCAAATCCTCTATCATTGACCACTGCCCAGAGTGGATTTTTTCGATGGAGCAAAATATGGAATTCCTCCTTTTTCTCATGATAAAAATTCCCACTAATCCTGGGAACATATGTTGGAAGAAATTCTTTCATAAATTGTTTTTGTTAAATTTTCTGGAATCTATTTCAAAATCCTGCATTGTCCTGTTGCATGTTATAAAGGACACCGCAAGAGGAATCATAACTATTACATGCCTGAACCGTTCCAAGCTCTTCTAAGATTTCATCACTTGAATATGTTATGACTTCAGGAGGAATGTATGTAGGGATTTCTTTATTCTCTGACTCATTCATGCTTCCCTTCCAGCCCTTTCCTTCTACATGATTGCTTAGTTTTTTCTTTCCATCATCCATTTTTCCAACTCCTGTTTTATTTTTTTATAAACCATTTTACATAATTTATAAATAATATTCAATAAAATATATATTGTCAATTAAATATTTTGATGTATTTTTAAAATTCTACTTAATCCTCTTTCACCTGTTTTTTGCCATATTTTAAATATAAACTCATTTCATCTTTTGCCTCCTTTTCCAATCCCTTTTTCATATATGCCCTTGATAGGTTATTATGGGCATTAGCATAAGATGGTGCTATCATAATTGCCTTCTTTAAAACCCTTATGGCATTATCATGCTTTCCAATTGAAGAATATGCCTCCCCTAAATTATTATAAGCATTTGGATAATATGGGTCTAACCCAATTGCTTTCTTATAGAACATTATTGCTAAGTCTGTTTGACCTTTTCTATAATATGTTGTTCCCAAATTATTATATGCCTTTGTATAATCAGGCTTTTTCTGGATAGCTTCTTTAAATAATCTAATAGCTTCATCGTATTTGCCTAAGGCATGGAAAGCAATGCCAAGATTATTATAGGGTGTTGTATAGGTCGGGTCTATCTTGATTGCTTTTTTATATAGTTCTATAGCTTCATTGACTTTACCCTTGCTTGCATAAAGTCTTGCCAAATTATTATAAGCCTTCGCATAATAAGGATCTACTTCAATTGCTTTTTTATAAAGGATAATTGCTTTACCAGATAACTCTTTTGCATCATAAGCCATTCCCATATTATTATAGGGCTGAGCATAGACCGGCGCAGACTGGATAGTTCTACCAAACATCTCAATTGCATTATCTAATAAACCTACTTCATAGTAAGTCATTCCAAGCATATTATGAATCTCTGCTGGATTAGCAACTATTTTAATAGCATCTTTATAGATTTTCAATGCCTCATCAATCTGATTTTTTCTAAAATAGGAGTTAATTAAATTATTAATCGCATCAGTATAATCTGGCGCCATCTTCACTGCTATCTTAAAAAACTTTAAGGCTTTTTCGGTTTTTCCCTTTCTAATATAAGCTGCTCCAAGATTATTATAACTTTGAGGAAAGTTTGGCTCAATAGAAATTGACTTTTTGTAAAGCTCAATAGCCTCATCATTTTTATTCCTGCCTAAATATACAACCCCCAAGTTGTGATAGGGTCGGGCTTTATCAGGAGATTTCTTCATAGCATCACTCCAAAGCAGGGCTTCATCATTATAAACCTCGTTTCTTTTTATTGTCCCTGCTGAGAGAAAAATCAATATCAGTAGAATTGAACAAAAAAGCAAAAAGGAATGTTTACCAGAACCAAACTCCATAACCTTAATCAATATCCCTGCTACAAAAAAGGTAATGCCTATAAGAGGAAGATAAAGCCAGCGTTCACACATCAAATCCTGCAAGCGAATAAGAAGATGTGGAGAAATTGTTATGAGAAACCAAACTATGCCAAATGATATAAGCTTAGAGTCTCTAAACAACTTTTTTGCTATGAAGATAAGCAAAAGAATGAAAAAGAGAGAAAGAATAAATTTACTCTGAAGCAATGATGCAATTAAAGGAAAATACGGGTCGAAATTTAAATTAATTGGAAACAGAAAATGTTTCAAATAGTAGAAGGCTATAGTAACTTCTGTTAAAATATGTGGATAAAATTCCCTCTGAGCAGAATCAGGGCTTTTAAGGGTTATGGCAAAACTTAAACTCATAAGTACAATTAGGAATGACGCAACAATTAAGGGAAAATAATACTGGGCAAATCTTTTTTTGATATCCTGTAAGTTCCCTCTTGCTATAAAAAAATAATCATAAAAAAATACCATGGCCGGAAGTGTAATTCCTATCTGCTTGCTCCAGATTGATAAAAGATAAAAGATAAGGCAGAGTGGTGAATAAATTATATAGTTTTTACCTTCCTCATTACCCTTAATAAAAAGAAAAAGAGCAAGGACATAGAAGAAGGCGCTTAATATTGAAGAGCGGCTTGAGAGATAGGTTACAGATTCAGTTGTAAGGGGATGGGTTAAATAAAACAATGAAGCAATTAAGGGTATAAGGTAACTCAATAATATGGTTTTATGATATAAGGAATTTCTTATGCTTATAGATATAATCAAATACACAAGGAAGGAGGTGAAAATATGAAGAACTATATTAACTAAATGATATCCAAAAAGCTTTAAACCCCCAAACTCATAATTTAGAGCAAAGGAAAGCATAAGGATTGGCCTATTGCTATTAAATGAGAAATCTTTTAAGAAGTTCTTTAACCCTTTAATATGATAATTTAACTCAATCGTATCTTTATCATCGTATATAAAAGGAACATTAAAGGAGTTTTTATAAACTATTATTCCAATTAGAAGGATGATTAAGAAAGCAATTGGATGGAATTTTCCTGACATTTTAAAATTCTTAATCAAAGCTATTGTCTTGCCTCCTTCTTTCTTTGGCAATTGCCAGTTTCTCATCCCTGAGTTCTTTGATATCTTCAGGGTTGCCTCTATAATAATCTACAGGACGGTTCTCTTTTCAGACTTGCAATTTTTCTCTGAGAACTCGTAGGTTCAAGACATCTTCCCTGTTGTATTCCAGCAAAGTTGTCAGAGATTTTTTATCGCCGTAAAGTTTATAATTCTGCCAGAGTAATACAGCCATCTTCCCGTCTACATTTTTAAGTTCTCTGTTTATTCTCAAAACCCTTTCAACATTTTTCAACCCGCCAAAGAGATTCCTTTTCCAGCAATCAAACATCAAGTCCTTATGTTTAAAAAGTTTTGAAAGGTTGATACCCAATTTTGTCTTGATAAAAGGAAGGTCAAAGCGTGAACCATTATAGGTATAAACTACCTTTACATCCTCCATTGTCTCAGACAATTTTAAAGAAGATATTTCATTTCCAACTAATTGAATAAACCTGTTTTCCCTGCCATTTTCCAGATATAATCCAATGACAGTTAAATTTTCAGAACAGGGATTTAAACCTGTTGTCTCAATATCGAGGTAAGAGCAGTAGTCTGTATTCATCTGAGGACTCTTAATTGTTTAAAAAAGTCGGGGCGACTGGATTTGAACCAGCGACATCACGGTCCCGAACCGTGCGCTCTGCCAGGCTGAGCCACGCCCCGTAAATGGAATTGTAAATTTAAAATTTAAAAATGCAAATTTAAAAATGTCAGCTCTAATTGAGATTGCCACGCCACCTTCGGTGGCTCGCAATGACAAAAAAAAGTTTCCAGACGGATTCATAGGATATAAAATAGTTTTACATTTCACAATTTCCATTTTTTTCAGTCCATCCGTATTTTCCAATCAACTTTACAAAAACGCAACCACATAATTCTTCAATCTCTACTTCATTCTCTTTTTTTCTGACTCTTTTTAAAATCTGTGATGAACTGTCTCCTACTGGTATGATAAGCCTTCCGCCAACTGCTAACTGTTCGACAAGAGGCTGGGGAATCTCTGGAGCGCCTGCAGTAACGATTATAGCATCAAATGGTGATTTTTCTTTCCAGCCGTAAGTGCCGTCAAAGTTTTTTGTGGCTATGTTAGTGTATCCCCATTCATCAAAAGATTTTCTTGCCTGAATTAATAACTCCTTAATCCTT encodes:
- a CDS encoding exonuclease, with amino-acid sequence MNTDYCSYLDIETTGLNPCSENLTVIGLYLENGRENRFIQLVGNEISSLKLSETMEDVKVVYTYNGSRFDLPFIKTKLGINLSKLFKHKDLMFDCWKRNLFGGLKNVERVLRINRELKNVDGKMAVLLWQNYKLYGDKKSLTTLLEYNREDVLNLRVLREKLQV
- a CDS encoding protein-L-isoaspartate O-methyltransferase, which produces MKNYNAARERMVETQLEGRGITDIKVLYAMRKVPRHLFVPEPLRSRAYEDCPLPIGENQTISQPYMVALMTQSLGVKNTDIVLEIGTGSGYQSAVLAEIVKQVYSIERIKELLIQARKSFDEWGYTNIATKNFDGTYGWKEKSPFDAIIVTAGAPEIPQPLVEQLAVGGRLIIPVGDSSSQILKRVRKKENEVEIEELCGCVFVKLIGKYGWTEKNGNCEM